GAGGCGAAGAGAGTAGAGGGGGGAGGGAGCGCGCCCCGGGAGGGGAGAGCAGAGCTGAAGTGTCTGCTCCGAGGGATCCTTAAAAACCAGGCGACCATCGGGAGTGATGGTCTTCAGATGGGGACGCTCAGAGTGAAACTGAGGAAAGGTAAGGCGCTCGGGGGCACCATCGACGGCATCGAGGCGAAAACGCTCCCATAGCTGATGGTGGCCGCGCCTTTTTAAGGCGACACTAATCCAGCCGCTACTATCTGGGAGCCAGTAGGCACAGGGGACGGGCTCGGTAATTTCATCAGGGGCGGGCCGGAAGCTCCCATCGGCGGGAAACATCCGCGTCTCGCTACCGTCCATTCGCACCGCTCGCCAGCGGACACCGTAGGGGAGTGTGTTCTTGGAACCTCCTCCCTGGCTCTCTTTGTAGAGCACCCAGCGCCCGTCGGGCGAGGGAATCAGATCAAGCGTGTCGTCTGGGAGAAAGGGGAGTGGTGTCAATCGCCGAGTCGCGAGGTCAAAGCGCATCGGAGTGCCCTTTTGTTCCTCGATGAGGAGCAGTGCATCGGAGCCCAGCCAGCGTACCAGGTAGCCGTCACTTATTCCCGAAAGAAGCTGGGTGCGTGAGGTCAGGCGGCTTGCCAAGACAGCTATCACGAGCAGGGCAACGAGCGCCAGTGCTCCGAAACCTAGGGGGATGTTCCGACGGCGTGCGAGTCCCATGTTATTTCCCCTTTGGGAGCGTCAGCAAGTACGTCGCACGGTTTTCAAAGTCGCACTGCGAGTACAGAAGCTTTGTGCCGTCTGGTGAGAGCGAGAAGTCCGTCACATTGCCAGCAACGAGTAGCTCTGGTGCCCCTCCGTGGAGTGCGATGCGCCAGAGGCCCGCTTTGGGGCTCTCTAAGAAGCAGGGGAGCCAGTCGGCAATACGTTTTTGAGGGGCAGTCGAGTAGCCGAGAACAAACAGATACTTACCATCCTGTGAGAACGCGAGTGGCCACGGTCCTCCGTGATGCCCCGGCCAGTGCGCGTCGAGAGGGCTATGTCGGATATCAAGCTCTCTTGGCTGGGTTCCCGGTGCGTTTAGGGATATTGCCGTGTGGCGGAACGATCTATCTTCGTTAAAGATGAGCTCTGATTCGCAGGTGATGGCTACCAAGGTGCCGTGTTTTGGGACAGGAAGTCGCGTGGCAGAGAGATTCTGGCCTGCTATCGCAAAGCGATAGGCAACTCGCTTAAAGTCTTGGGTTGATCCGATACCCACCCAGCCACTGCTGTCGGGCAGCCAGTGGGGAGATAAATAGTCACCCGGTGCAGGGAAAGGAATAAGTTGTGTGCCACTACCATCAGGATGGACGAGACGCCAGCGGCTGAATATGATTTTATCCTTGGTGTAGCTCGATTCTGTGTAGAGGAGCCACTTGCCATCGGGTGAGGGATAAGGAGTGCTTCGGTTCGAGTCTTCCTCACTTCCAAGTGTCGGTAAGCTTGGGAGTGGCCTCTTCGTCTGGGTTTTCAGGTTGAATATGTCCGACGCCCGCCCGTGATCCATACCCATTGAAAGAGGGTCTTCTGGGATTCCTATAATAAGCTGATCATTGCCCAACCAGCCAAATACTTTGCGGTCGTCTAACTCCGAGATACGCTGGCTCGAGAGTGGTTGGGGGAGAGACTCCAGTGAGGCGAGGTGAGAGTGTAGGACAAGCCCAGCCAGTGCAAATAGCTGTAAACCCACGTTGGCAGCAGCGATGATCTGGCGTCGAGTATATCCCATGGAGAATTATATCAGTGGGAGCGAATCGGCGTCGGGCGGCGTAGGGTGTGTGCGTCGCCCGACGCAAGTTTTTAGCCTTAGACAGTGACGATATCGTCCATGACTCCGACGCGTAAAACACTTTTGCCCTGCTCGGCTACCACCTGACCCCCGTGAGCGGGACTACGACCAGTGAATCTCACTATCGCCGAGTAGGGTCTGGATGAAGTTCAACTGCCCGCTGTGGTAGAAGAGATGCACGATCATCGAGCGGCAGTGGTCTGCGCGACTCGCCTCGCCCAGTACGCCCGGCACGATCTCTTCGATCTCCTCGACCGACATTCCCTCTAATATCTGCACCACGGCTTCGGCGGATGCCTGAAACGAGCGTCTCGTCGCCTCCTTGGAGTGCAGCTCCTCCGGTGCGACCGCCCAGCCGCTCGGCGTATCGGTCGAGGGTTGACGCAGGAGATCCCGACAGAGCCGCTCATTGGTCAAACGAACCTCGTAGGCGATATCGGCGGCGGTCCGTGCCTTGCCGCCCAGGGACTTCACGAAAACCTCCTCCGGTAGGTTCTCGATATCCTGCTGAAAGAACCGAAACACGCGTGTGACGCTACCCAGCGTCTTGTCTTTTGTATTCACTCATCTACTCCTATCGTAAATCAAACCGTTCTATGATGACCGAGTCTCGACGAGTAGTCGAACGAGCGACGACAAAATCGACAGGGTGGGAAAGTTTCTTTTTGGCCCAAATTCCGCGCCGACTCCGACGACTAGGTGCGTGACTGGAAGGAAAACCGGTTGATGCACGTCGAATCTTAGCCTCATGACAACCGAGAACGAGCCGGGGCTCTGGCCGAAGGCCACCCACGAGACGCGACCCTGGGCCTACTGGTGGTGGATGGGCAGCGCGGTCGATGAGGCGAACCTGACCCGCGAGCTGACCCGCTACCGCGATGCCGGAATGGGGGGCGTGCATATCATCCCTATCTACGGCGCGAAGGGCTTTGAGAAAGGCTTTGTTCCGTACCTCAGCCCGCGCTGGCTGGCGCTCCTAAAACACACCCTCACCGAGGCCGAGCGGCTGGGGCTGGGGATCGACATGACGGTGGGGACGGGCTGGTGCTTGGGCGGGCCGAACGTGCGCGACGAAGACGCCAACCAGACCGTGGTGGTTCGCCCCGATGGCAGCCTCACCAGCAAGCCCAGCGGCCAGAAGGTCAAGCGGGCGGCGCCCGGCGGCGAGGGATGGATGGTCAATCCGGCGTCGGAGCGCGCCATGCGCCGCTTCATGGAGCGCTTCACCCGCGCCTTCTCCGGCTGGAAGGGGCCGTTCCCGCGCGCGATCTACCAGGACAGCTACGAGTACAGCAACGACTGGGCCCCCGAGCTCCTTGAGGCATTTGAGAAGAAGCACGGCTACCGCCTCCAAGACCACGCCGACGTTCTCCAACCTCTTAAACCCCCTTCGCGCCCGCGAAGCGGGGAAAACGGCGAAGGGGGTCGGCTGGAGCGAGGAACGAGCGGAAGCCGGGGGGATGTCCGGGCCGAGGCCGAGCGCATCCTCGCCGACTACCGCGAGACCCACTCCGACCTGATGATCGAGCGCGCCCAGCCGGTCTGGATCGCCTGGGGCAAGCGGCGCGGGATGCGCTCCCGCTACGAGGCCCACGGCGCGCCCGGCAACCTCCTCGACCTCTACGCCCTCGCCGATATCCCCGAGACCGAGATGTTCCGCGACGACCGCAGCATTTTAGTGAGCAAGTTTGCGTCCTCGGCGGCCTATGTCACGGGCAAGCAGCTGGCATCGGCGGAGACCGGCACCTGGCTCAAGGAGCACTTCACCGAGACTCTCGGTGACCTCAAGGTGCTGGTCGATGAGATGTTTCTCTCGGGGATCAACCATATCTTCTGGCACGGGACGATCTACTCCCCCGACGAAGCGGCGTGGCCGGGGTGGGTGTTCTACGCCTCGACCCAGATGAACCCGCGCAACCCGATCTGGCGCCACGCCAAGGCGCTCCACGACTACATCACGCGCTGTCAGTCGTTCTTGCAGGCGGGCGAGCCGGGGAGCGATGTGCTGCTCTACTGGCCCTACCACGACCTCCTGCACTCCCAAAAAGGCCGCATCGAGAAGCTCACGGTCCACCAGCGTGGGTGGCTGGAGAAGCAGAGCATCGGGCCGCTCGCCCAGGAGCTCTTTGACCGGGGCTGGCAGTTTGACTTTGTCTCGGACCGCATGCTCGCCAAGAAGCTCCCGGCGCGCTACAAGGCCGTAGTCGTTCCTAAGACGACGCACCTCCCGCCCGAGACTCTGGCGCGGCTCAAGCGGCTCGCGATCCCGGTTTTCTTCGTGGACGCGCTCCCCAGCGATGTTCCCGGCAACGGCAGGCTCCCCGAGCGCCGCGCCAAGCTCGAAGCCGCCAAGCGCGGCCTGCGCCCCATGCCCCACGCCGAGCTGGAGGCCGCCCTCACCCAAGCCGGCGCAAAGCGGGAAGCCCTCGCCGACCTAGGCCTCAGCGTCGTGCGCCGGACCCTCGACGGCAAGACCGTGCGCTTCGTGGTCAACCCCACAGACAAAAACGTCTCCCTCCCAAGTAGCGTGGGCCGCTGCCTCAACCCCCTCACCGGCGGCGAAGGCAGCCACGAGCTCGCCCCCAAGGCCTCGGCTATCCTAACCTCCCCCTTCGCAGTGAGGAACGAGCGATTGCCGCACCCAGAAGGTACCCGGGTCGCCGTCTCAGCGGCGGGGGGAGGTAAAACGGTGGGGGTGTCAGGCTGGGAGGTGGTCTTCCTCGAAGGCGGCCCCGCTCTGCCGCCGCCGTTTTCCTGCGAGAAGCTTGGCTCTTGGACCGAGCAGGGGGCGGCGTACGAGGCGTTCTCGGGGACGGCACGCTACACGACGGTCTTTGATGTCGCGCCGGGGCGCTATACCCTGGACCTAGGAATGGTCTGTGAGAGTGCAGCGGTGCGGCTCAACGGGAAAGAGCTCGGAACCGTGATCCTCGCGCCGTTTACTCTGGAGATTGAGGTGACCAAGCCCACGGGCAATGTGCTGGAGATCGAGGTCGCGAGCCGCGCGATGAACCGGATTCGAGACCTGGACCGGCGTGGGGTGGTCTGGCAGAACTTCTACGACATCAACTTTGTCAATGCGGACTACAAGCACTTCGATGCCAGTGGCTGGCCCGTGACTCCCAGCGGGCTCCTCGGGCCGGTGACCCTGAAATAAAAACAGCCCCCTCGCCCAGCTTAGGGGGAGGGGGCCGTTGGGCCGGACTCAGCGCCGGCGGAGGAAGGTGGGGATATCTAGCATATCGGTCGCTACGGTAGCAGCGGGAGCCTTCTGCGGCGCCGTGCCACCATCCTCGTGAGGATCGGCCGCGACACCGACAGGGGCAGGGGCCGCTGCAGGGGTGTCGTTGCTATTGCCACGGGAGAAGATGGTCTCCACACGCGCCGGGCTAGGCATCGGGGTGGTGCTGGTTGCCGAGACGCTGGGCTTCTTCGCACCGCCGCTGTTCTGGAAGCCGGTCGCCAGAACCGTGATTCGCACCGCTCCCTGCAGGCGCGCATCGACCACGGTACCAAAGATGATATTAGCATCCTCGGCATCGGTCTTCTCGCGGATCAGGTCGGCGGCCTCGTAGACCTCGGCAAGGGTGAGGTCCGGTCCTGCGGTGACATTGACCAGGACGGCACGTGCGCCCGAGATCTCGGTCTCCAGGAGCGGAGAGTTCACCGCAGCCTGTGCGGCCTCGATCGCGCGATGATCGCCCTCGGCAAAGCCGATTCCCATCAAGGCTGTCCCTGCATCCCGCATGACGGTCTTGACATCGGCGAAGTCGACATTGATCAGGCCCGGGATGGTGATGATATCGGAGATACCCGCCACACCCTGGCGCAGGACCTCGTCGGCCTCTTTGAATGCCTCGACTAGGGTCGCACGCTTCTCAACCACATTGAGCAAGCGGTCGTTGGGGATCACGATCACCGTGTCCACATTGCCCTTGAGCCGATCGATTCCCTCTTCGGCCAGGCGTGCACGCCGTGGCCCCTCAAAACGAAACGGCTTGGTGACCACGGCCACGGTCAAGATGCCCATGTCCTTTGCCACCTCGGCGATCACGGCCGCCGCACCCGTCCCGGTGCCGCCGCCCATGCCTGCCGTAATAAAGACCATGTCGGCTCCATCCAGCGCCCGCTGGATCTCCGACTTGCTCTCCTCCGCGCTCGCTCGCCCGATCTCGGGATCACCGCCTGCGCCGAGTCCATTGGTCAGGCGCACACCCAGCTGCATCGTGTTCTCTGCCGCTGTTGTCTTGAGCACCTGAATATCGGTGTTCATCGCCCAGAACTCGACCCCTGCCAGTCCTGCCTCGATCATGCGATTGACCGCGTTCTGTCCGCCGCCGCCTACGCCGATCACTTTGATTCGCGCAAACGGGTCCAGTGTCGTATTACTCATCCCGCTACCCCGTCCTTCCATTGATTGCCTCTTGCCCGATTAACACCTTGAACAAATGATTAAGGAAACTTTGTTTTAGGTTCCTTCTTCCTGATTAAGTGTCCTTCAAAACAGTTGTTTGTATTGTGTAAATTCTATCAAGCGCTCCGTCGCTGTGGCAACAAAGCGCTCAGCCGCGCCAGGATTCCCCGGGGGCGGCGAGTTTGTTTCGGTGTGACCCGTTTTGCTCCCCATTGTATCAGCCCAAACGCCGTCGCAAAGCTCGGCGGTGCCAGGCCCGCTGCCTGAGCGCTTGCGGCTCGGACACAGCCGAGCCGGACCGGCATTCCCAGCACTTTTTCCGTGAGGGGCACCAGCCCCGGTAAGAGCGCCCCGCCGCCACAGAGCACGACACCCGCCGGTAGGGCATCGAAGAGATTGCTCCGCAAGAGCTCCTTGCGAACCAGCTGCATCTGCTCCACACAGCGCGCCTCGATCACCTCCGCGAGCTCACGACGCGCCGCCTGTCCCTGTCCATCGCTGCCCAGGAGGACATAGGGCAGGGTCTCCTCCGGGGAGAGTGCCTCGGGCTGGGCGCAGCCCGAGGCGCACTTGATCCGCTCCGCCTCCTCCAGCGATGTCCGCAAGAACGCGGCGACATCGCGGGTGACCAGCTCGCCCCCCACGGGCACGACCCCGGAGTGGCAGATCTCGCCCTGCCGGAAGAGCGCGATATCGGTGGTCCCGCCGCCGATATCGAGCAAGGCGACCCCCAGCTCCCGCTCCGCCGGCAGGAGAACGGCCTCGCCGGAGGCCATGGGCTCCAGGATCAGCTCCTCGATTGCCAGCCCCGCTTTCTCGACACAGGCAGTGACATTGCGTAGCAAGGCCGATGCCCCCGTGACAATATGCGTGTCTACCTCAAGGCGCGTCCCACACATCCCGACCGGGTTCTTAATGCCCTCTTGGCCGTCGAGCGTGAAGTAGCGCGGTAGCACATGCACAATCTCCCGGTCGGGGGGCAAGACAATCAAGCGAGCGCTCTCCAGCACCCGCTCGACATCGGCGCGGCGCACCTCGCGCTCCGGGCTGAGCACCGCGGCCACCCCCCGGGCATTGAGGCTGGCGATATGCTCGCCCGTGATCCCCACCAGCACCGACTGAATCTCCACCCCCGCCGCGGTGCCCGCCATGTCCACCGATGCCGAGATCGCCTCGACAGTCCGGGCCATGTCCACCACCGCGCCGCGCCGCAGGCCGCCGCACGGTACCGTCCCCACCCCCAGGAGCTTGATGCCCTGGCCCGCCTGTGCCTCTGCGACCAGCGTACAGACCTTGGTGGTTCCGATATCCAGTGCGACAACCAGCTCGCTCATTAGGCTCCTGTACTCTGGGCCTGAGGCTGGGCAAGCCGCTGGCTCAGCCAGTAGCGCCGGATCAGGGAGAGGTTGGTAAAGACGCGCCCTCCGAGCAGCACCACCGCCGCCAGGTGCAGGTTGACCCCGATCCTATCGCCGAGGTAGGCCAGGAGCGCGGCCAGCACGGTGTTGATGGCAAAGCCCGAGAGCAGGATATTGTCCTGGAACTTGCCCTCCACCCCCGAGCGGATTCCACCGCAGACCGCATCGAGGCCTGCGAGGGCCGCGAGCGAGAGATAGGGGGCAAAGACCGCAGGCGTGGTGTACTGCGAGAGGTAGACCCCTGCAAAGCCGATAATGCCGCCGATGGCGGGAAACAAGACGCCGGTTCTAAGTGTCACTGGGCACCTCCTGTTGCTTTCTCTGCCTCTTCTGCTTGGCGCTGTGCCTGCTCCGCCTTTTGCTCGGGGGCGGGCTTGGCGAAGCGCAAGGGGGTCGCCCCGGAGAAGGCAGGGAGGGTGAGGTTGGTGGCCTTGTCCACGGTCACCATCTCCGTATCGACAAAGTGGTCCTTGATCCCTCCGCGCATCAGCAGGCCGGACTGGATCAGATCCGGGTCCCCGATTGCCTTGATGATCACGGGAGAGCCGGCGGTGGGGACGGCATTGATCTGGACATTGTTGCCCACGCAGCGAATGGCGGTGGTGTTCACAACCCGCTGGCCGTTGATGGCGATCGCCTCCGCGCCCGCGTTTTTGAGCTCATTGACCACATCGCGGATATTGGCATCGTGGATGAGGTAGTCGGCGGTCATGGCCTGCCAGTCGCTATCGCTGATCCCCTTGGGCTTCTCCGGCTGCTTCTTGGAGTCGCGGAGGGTGACCACCACGCCGGGCCCCGTGACCGGGGTGAGGCCGGCGAGGGTATTGACCTTCTGGAGCTCCTGGGCGATCACCTTGGTGCTCGTGCCACCATCGGCGGCCATCGCCTCGGTGTACTTCCGGTTCTGGTCGAGGAGCTGGGTGACACGCTTACGGAGCTCGACATTCTCGTCGCGTTGTTTGGTATAGGCCTCGGCCATGGCGGCCGTGCTGGTATTGCCCACGAGATCACGGCGGATCCTATCTTGCGTCTTGAGTGAGAGCGCAAGAAGTCCGCCCATGATCGTGGAGAGGAGGGTGATCTGGGTGAGCCAGGGCCGGTGGCGGCTGGAGGGGGTCAGGACGATACTCATGGTTTTATCTGTGGCTTCGTTGTTGGTG
This genomic interval from Armatimonas rosea contains the following:
- a CDS encoding DinB family protein; its protein translation is MNTKDKTLGSVTRVFRFFQQDIENLPEEVFVKSLGGKARTAADIAYEVRLTNERLCRDLLRQPSTDTPSGWAVAPEELHSKEATRRSFQASAEAVVQILEGMSVEEIEEIVPGVLGEASRADHCRSMIVHLFYHSGQLNFIQTLLGDSEIHWS
- a CDS encoding glycosyl hydrolase translates to MTTENEPGLWPKATHETRPWAYWWWMGSAVDEANLTRELTRYRDAGMGGVHIIPIYGAKGFEKGFVPYLSPRWLALLKHTLTEAERLGLGIDMTVGTGWCLGGPNVRDEDANQTVVVRPDGSLTSKPSGQKVKRAAPGGEGWMVNPASERAMRRFMERFTRAFSGWKGPFPRAIYQDSYEYSNDWAPELLEAFEKKHGYRLQDHADVLQPLKPPSRPRSGENGEGGRLERGTSGSRGDVRAEAERILADYRETHSDLMIERAQPVWIAWGKRRGMRSRYEAHGAPGNLLDLYALADIPETEMFRDDRSILVSKFASSAAYVTGKQLASAETGTWLKEHFTETLGDLKVLVDEMFLSGINHIFWHGTIYSPDEAAWPGWVFYASTQMNPRNPIWRHAKALHDYITRCQSFLQAGEPGSDVLLYWPYHDLLHSQKGRIEKLTVHQRGWLEKQSIGPLAQELFDRGWQFDFVSDRMLAKKLPARYKAVVVPKTTHLPPETLARLKRLAIPVFFVDALPSDVPGNGRLPERRAKLEAAKRGLRPMPHAELEAALTQAGAKREALADLGLSVVRRTLDGKTVRFVVNPTDKNVSLPSSVGRCLNPLTGGEGSHELAPKASAILTSPFAVRNERLPHPEGTRVAVSAAGGGKTVGVSGWEVVFLEGGPALPPPFSCEKLGSWTEQGAAYEAFSGTARYTTVFDVAPGRYTLDLGMVCESAAVRLNGKELGTVILAPFTLEIEVTKPTGNVLEIEVASRAMNRIRDLDRRGVVWQNFYDINFVNADYKHFDASGWPVTPSGLLGPVTLK
- the ftsZ gene encoding cell division protein FtsZ — its product is MSNTTLDPFARIKVIGVGGGGQNAVNRMIEAGLAGVEFWAMNTDIQVLKTTAAENTMQLGVRLTNGLGAGGDPEIGRASAEESKSEIQRALDGADMVFITAGMGGGTGTGAAAVIAEVAKDMGILTVAVVTKPFRFEGPRRARLAEEGIDRLKGNVDTVIVIPNDRLLNVVEKRATLVEAFKEADEVLRQGVAGISDIITIPGLINVDFADVKTVMRDAGTALMGIGFAEGDHRAIEAAQAAVNSPLLETEISGARAVLVNVTAGPDLTLAEVYEAADLIREKTDAEDANIIFGTVVDARLQGAVRITVLATGFQNSGGAKKPSVSATSTTPMPSPARVETIFSRGNSNDTPAAAPAPVGVAADPHEDGGTAPQKAPAATVATDMLDIPTFLRRR
- the ftsA gene encoding cell division protein FtsA, translating into MSELVVALDIGTTKVCTLVAEAQAGQGIKLLGVGTVPCGGLRRGAVVDMARTVEAISASVDMAGTAAGVEIQSVLVGITGEHIASLNARGVAAVLSPEREVRRADVERVLESARLIVLPPDREIVHVLPRYFTLDGQEGIKNPVGMCGTRLEVDTHIVTGASALLRNVTACVEKAGLAIEELILEPMASGEAVLLPAERELGVALLDIGGGTTDIALFRQGEICHSGVVPVGGELVTRDVAAFLRTSLEEAERIKCASGCAQPEALSPEETLPYVLLGSDGQGQAARRELAEVIEARCVEQMQLVRKELLRSNLFDALPAGVVLCGGGALLPGLVPLTEKVLGMPVRLGCVRAASAQAAGLAPPSFATAFGLIQWGAKRVTPKQTRRPRGILARLSALLPQRRSA
- a CDS encoding DUF1290 domain-containing protein, whose amino-acid sequence is MTLRTGVLFPAIGGIIGFAGVYLSQYTTPAVFAPYLSLAALAGLDAVCGGIRSGVEGKFQDNILLSGFAINTVLAALLAYLGDRIGVNLHLAAVVLLGGRVFTNLSLIRRYWLSQRLAQPQAQSTGA
- a CDS encoding DUF881 domain-containing protein → MSIVLTPSSRHRPWLTQITLLSTIMGGLLALSLKTQDRIRRDLVGNTSTAAMAEAYTKQRDENVELRKRVTQLLDQNRKYTEAMAADGGTSTKVIAQELQKVNTLAGLTPVTGPGVVVTLRDSKKQPEKPKGISDSDWQAMTADYLIHDANIRDVVNELKNAGAEAIAINGQRVVNTTAIRCVGNNVQINAVPTAGSPVIIKAIGDPDLIQSGLLMRGGIKDHFVDTEMVTVDKATNLTLPAFSGATPLRFAKPAPEQKAEQAQRQAEEAEKATGGAQ